GCCGCGAGCGCGGGACCGAGCTTGGCGAAATTGATCTGATGCGGGAAGTTCCACGGCGTGATCGCGCCGACCACCCCGATCGCCTCCCGGCGCACCACCCGGTGGCTCTTGATGCCCATCGGAGTGGCGGTGCCGAGATCGGTTTCCCAGCTGTAGGTTTCGGCGAGACCGGCCGCGTACTCCAGGTCCGCGATCGGCCCTTCCAGCTGCGGGCCGCGGGTGAACATCAGCGGAGCGCCCGCCTCGGCCACCGTAATCGACCGCAGCTCCTCGATATTCGCCTCCAGCGCGGTGCGCAGTTGGCGCAGGCAGTGCGCGCGGAAGGCGTGATCGCGAGACCAGTCGGTGTCGTCGAAGGCGGTCCGCGCCGCGGCGATGGCGGCGGCGAGGTCGGCGGCGTTCCCGTCGGCGGCCTGACCGAGAACCTCCTCGGTGGCGGGGTTGATGGTGGCGAAAACGCCGTTGCCGCCGTCGATCAGCTTGCCGCCGACCAGCATTGGCGCACCATCAGCGGGCAGAAGGCTGCTCATGCAAACTCCGATCCTGTCTGGACACGTGTACGGAATATAGTCCGGACTGCGGAAATGACGCAAGAACGAGTTACAGGAAACGCAACCGGGTCACGGGGTCGGTGGTGTGCCGCAACAGGGTTGACCGAATTCCTCCGCATTCCTGGTTCGGCTGCGAATTCTCGTGATAATCCGATCGAATCGTTGTCGAAGCCGCGAGCCGCTGGTACCGTCCAGACACATGTCCAGCTATGTGTCTCCCACTGACGGCGAGCACCTGTCGATCAGCGAGAACCTGTTCTCGAAAGAGGGGTACGTGCGATGACTACCGCGTCGGTGGAGCCGCTGATCTTCGACCCGTACGACTACCGCTTCCACGAGGATCCCTACCCGACCTATCAGCGGCTGCGCACCGAAGCGCCGCTGTATCACAACCCTGAACTCGGGTTCTGGGCATTGTCGCGGCATGTGGATGTCACGAACGGTTTCCGGGATGCGACCCGGTTGTCGAGCGCCAACGGCGTCTCCTTGGACCCGGCCGCCTACGGCCCGCACGCGCACCGGGTGATGTCGTTCCTCGCGATGGACGATCCCCGGCATCTGCGCCTGCGCCGGCTGGTCTTCAAAGGCTTCACCCCCAAGCGTGTCGCCGAAATGGAAGACCGCATCGAAGAACTCACGCTGTCCTACCTGGAACCCGCTCTCGACCGCGGGTCCTTCGACTGGATCGACGAGGTCGCGGGCAAGCTGCCGATGGACGTGATCTCCGAACTGATGGGCGTGCCCGCCGCCGACCGCGCCGAAATCCGCCGCTTGGCCGACCTGGTCGTGCACCGTGAGGACGGCGTCCTCGACATCCCGATGGCCGCCGCCAAGGCCTCCATGACCCTGATCGGCTACTACGCCGACATGGTCGCCGAACGCCGCCGCGCTCCCGCCGACGACCTGACCTCCGCCCTGCTGAACGTCGAAACCGACGGCGACCGGCTCACCGAGGAGGAGATCATCGGCTTCATGTTCCTGATGGTCGTCGCGGGCAACGAGACCACCACGAAACTCCTGGGCAACGCGCTGTATTGGGGCGCGAAGAACCCGGGGGAGTACGCCAAGGTCGCCGCCGACGACCACCTGGTCTCGGACTGGGTCGAGGAGACGCTGCGCTACGACACCTCCAGCCAGATCCTGGCCCGCACCGCCACCACCGACATCGACTACCCGTACGGCACGATCCCGGCCGGGTCGAAGGTGCTGCTGCTGATCGGCTCGGCCAACCGTGATCCCGACGTCTTCGCCGACGGCGACGACTTCCACATCGAACGCACCGACAAGTCCGCGCTCGCGAGTTTCGGTGCGGGCGTGCACTTCTGCCTCGGCGCGCACCTGGCCCGACTGGAAACCAACGTCGCCCTGCGCGAATTCGCCTCGCGGGTCCGCGAATACGACGTGGTCGACGCCGGGATCGAGCGCGTGCACTCCAGCAATGTTCGCGGATTCGCGAAACTCCCCATCACCGTGGAGGTCCGGTAAATGCCCCGTTTCGAACCCAACCCGGACCGCAGGCCCGCGATAGTCGCCGGAGCCTCCTCCGGAATCGGCGCGGCCACCGCGATCGCGCTGGCCGGCCTGGGCCACCCGGTCGCCCTCGGCGCCCGCCGGGTCGACAAGTGCCAGGAACTGGCGGAGAAGATCAAGGCCGACGGCGGAACAGCTTTCGCGCACCGCCTCGATGTCACCGACGCCGACTCGGTCGAGGAATTCGTCAGCGCCGCCGAGAACGAGCTGGGCCCCACCGAGATCCTGGTCTCCGGCGCGGGCGATATC
This DNA window, taken from Nocardia sp. XZ_19_385, encodes the following:
- a CDS encoding cytochrome P450, giving the protein MTTASVEPLIFDPYDYRFHEDPYPTYQRLRTEAPLYHNPELGFWALSRHVDVTNGFRDATRLSSANGVSLDPAAYGPHAHRVMSFLAMDDPRHLRLRRLVFKGFTPKRVAEMEDRIEELTLSYLEPALDRGSFDWIDEVAGKLPMDVISELMGVPAADRAEIRRLADLVVHREDGVLDIPMAAAKASMTLIGYYADMVAERRRAPADDLTSALLNVETDGDRLTEEEIIGFMFLMVVAGNETTTKLLGNALYWGAKNPGEYAKVAADDHLVSDWVEETLRYDTSSQILARTATTDIDYPYGTIPAGSKVLLLIGSANRDPDVFADGDDFHIERTDKSALASFGAGVHFCLGAHLARLETNVALREFASRVREYDVVDAGIERVHSSNVRGFAKLPITVEVR